ATCCCCGTAATCGGACCGTACATGGAGCCGATAAAGCTATAGAACATATACAGCGCCGCCGTACCATTAACCAGCTTCCAAGGTAAAATGACAGTCCCCAATACAGCTGTCAAAATAGCTGCTGATTTCACTGTAAACATTTTCGGAAGAAGCGCTGTCATTTGCAGTCCAGATGGAAGCAAATTTCCAAACACAACATAGCTCGTCGAACCTATATTCAGTGCCAGCAACAAGATAATGACGGCAACAGGATTCCCAATTTGATCAATGGCAACGACTACATTAAAGTCCTTGATGCCAAACGCGATTTGCGTCCCAACCAACAATCCTACACACGTAATTCCAAACAAGATGTAGGATGCAATCATTCCAAGCGGCAGACCAATCATCGGAGCTTTCGGGTGTTTTGCCCTTTGCGTAAGGTCTGCGATATTTACAATCGGGCCACCCCAGTTCGATACCAATGCACTTACACATGCGATAAATACAAGCCAATTCTCCATCGGTTTGGCAGGAGCATAAGCAAAGATTGGACCAAATCCGCCAGCAACGCTGATCGCCCAAATCGCTGCACCTACGATGAAAATATAGATGATCGGTGAAGACCATTTACTAAACAGACTGAGAATTTTCATTCCACCTAAAAACAATCCAACTGTAATGACCCAGAGGATCACATAAGAAAGCATGGTCGGGAAATCTAATCCGAGAAAATCAAAGCCTGGAACCATACTCTTATAGCCAGGGAATATTTTCTCAAAAATGACATTAAAGGATTGTGCGCCAATAATTGTTTTTGTCCCAAAAAACACGACCCCAGCGATAAGCCCGCGACATATAGCAGGAATGATCGAGCCTTTTACACCAAAGGAGCTGCGCAGCAGCATCGAATAGCCAATCCCGTACTTTGTTCCCGCATAGCCATTCAACACATAGCCCGCCGAAACGATCAAGGCAGCAATCATGACTGCCCACAAGACTTGCGGAACGGATAATCCGAGGACAAAGAATCCGGCTACCGTCATGTACGACATGAGATTATGCACAGCGCCCATCCATACGGTTACGTAGTTAAAGGTGCCCCAATCTCGATTTTCGGAAGTCTTTGGCAAAATATCGTCCGCGTATCCATAGGACTTGAATTCTTCATATGATTCCTTTACGTTTGCCTGTCCCATGTTCATTCACCTTCCTCTTTCAACCCAGCTTTCGCAACCTTCTTTTGCTGCGAAAGCTGAGTCACCTAGGATGAAAAGCTATTGGCTAATCGTTTCCGTCACTGCGAGCAATGCCTTTTCAAAAGCTTCCATTGGCGGATATGTAATACCCGCACCGATCATGCCGATACCTGCGTCTTTATGCGCGATGGCCGTGTTGATAATCGGCAGGATGCCAGTTTGGATCACCTGACGAATATCGATTCCTGTTGCGACACCTTGGAAGTCTAGGAGTGGAATTGTGACGTTTGGATTTTCTGCTGTCGTGATTTCTTTCATCGTGGTAGAGAAGCCGATCGCTTCTTCAACCGTTCCGCCTACGAGTGCAACAATCGCTGGAGCTGCCGCCATCGCGAAGCCACCAATCCCGTATGTTTCGGTGATCGCACTGTCCCCGATATCCAAGCCGGAATCCTCTGGCTTGTAGCCTGCAAACATCGGACCGATTACCTTTTGTGCTGGCCCTATAAACCAGGTGTTGCCAGCCATACCGCTTACACGGATACCGAACTCAACGCCATTACGGGCCATCGTGGTGACAATCGTGCTGTTCTCAATACCGTGCGCTGCGTCAAGTGCGCATTTGCACAGAGCCATCCATGTCGGGCCAGAGAAGTAATCGCTGCTTGCGACGAAGTCGAATACTTCGCGCTTCTGTTCTTTTGTGAAATCTGTCTCCAAAATGTACGGAGTCAGCGCTTGAATCAACAGGCTCGTACCTGCGTTGTTGCGGTTGTGGCATTCGTCACCCATGTGCAGCGCTTGCGCCAGCATAAGACGAAGATCGATTTCGCCAGCGATTTTCATTGCATCACGCAGCATTGGTCCCAATACATCGCGCATCCAGTTCAGGCGGGCGATAACACTTTCATCGTTGGCACCCATGCGCAAAATTTTAGCCATTTGCTCACTAAGGTTGGTGTAAGCGACGTTGCCATACGTTTTGTTTTTCACCACATGCATGAACATTGAAGCGGATGTCACACCTGCCATGGAGCCTACGCAGTTGTGCTCGTGGCATGGAGAGAACGTGATTGCGCCGGAAGCAGCTACCTGTTCAGCTTCCTCGATGTCTTTTGCCAAGCCCTCGAATACGATTGCTCCGGTTACAGCACCTTTCATTGAGCCGCACATTTTGTCCCAAGTGATCGGCGGACCTGCGTGGAGAATTGTGGTTTTCGTCATACCTGGTACCACATTGATCGCTTGGTCGAAGCCAACAAGCATCGGCTGGGAGTTGATGATACGCTCTACCGCCAGCTTGTTTGCCGCAGCGATTTTCTCGGCGACAGCTGCATTTTCCAGTCTATCGAGAGCGTTGATCAGCTCAGGCTTTCCACCGCCTGGTGGCTTCCAATCCAGGTGAGACGCATTCGCATTTTGCTTGATGATATCGTCTTTGAAAAACTCAATCCCTACGTTGATTGCATGAATTTTCCCGTTAAACAGCTCGTTGATTTTGCTCATGATTATTCCCCTTTCGCAACAAATTCTCTAGCCAGAAGACCTGCGTTCGTGCTGCTGCTTGCAATCGTTACGCCCGCATCCATCAGCTTCTTCACTTGCTCATCAAAGTTCGGTGTATCGAGGTCTGTACCCAGCACGTAGCCCAGGATTTCCAGGTGTCTGCCCTCCTTGGCAGCATTCGCTTTTGCTTCCAGGATCGCTGGCAGCATCACGCCGACAGGATCTTCATGGGAGCCGAAGCCTAAGATGAAGTCCATCAGAATGACGCCGACGGAAGGATCTTTTGCTTCTTCCAAAAATCTTGCGATGCGCGTGGAAGGATCGATCATTGGGTGCGGCTTGCCATTTGTAAAGTCGTCATCGCCCATGTCGAGGAAAGTGTGAGCCTTGCTCTCATGGATATTTTTCAGCTTGTAGTCTGCTTTCTTTTGGATGTTGCTGTATACATCTTCATACTTGTCCATAGCGAGGTACATGGCTTCGTCGCACAGCGTACCGCCGCAGAACAGCCCGCGAACGTATTTTTGTTCCGGTGTCAGCTTTGCCCGCACTTCTTCAATCAGCGGCCAGTTGAGCGCACGCTTGTTAAGCTCGTCCTCGTTGGCACCAGCCAGCACAACTGCTTTGATTGCTGCTTCCTTGCTCGTCTTTGCAAAATGTCCGCCTGCTTCCAAAACTGGCGTTTCTTCTCCACCAATGAAGTACACAACCACAGGTTTTTTGCAGCTTTTCACTTGCGCCAACACTTTTTCCTGTACACTTGCTGCTGGTGGCTTGGAAATGAGCACGATGACCTTTGTCGCCTCATCCTCTTCCAGTGCTTTGATTCCATCGAGCATCATGATGCCGCCGACTTGCTCGGATAGGTCGCGACCGCCTGTACCGATCAGCTGCGTGATACCGCCGCCGAAGTCGTGAATACGCACGCTCACCTCTTGGCTGCCTGTACCA
The window above is part of the Brevibacillus brevis NBRC 100599 genome. Proteins encoded here:
- a CDS encoding NCS1 family nucleobase:cation symporter-1, producing the protein MGQANVKESYEEFKSYGYADDILPKTSENRDWGTFNYVTVWMGAVHNLMSYMTVAGFFVLGLSVPQVLWAVMIAALIVSAGYVLNGYAGTKYGIGYSMLLRSSFGVKGSIIPAICRGLIAGVVFFGTKTIIGAQSFNVIFEKIFPGYKSMVPGFDFLGLDFPTMLSYVILWVITVGLFLGGMKILSLFSKWSSPIIYIFIVGAAIWAISVAGGFGPIFAYAPAKPMENWLVFIACVSALVSNWGGPIVNIADLTQRAKHPKAPMIGLPLGMIASYILFGITCVGLLVGTQIAFGIKDFNVVVAIDQIGNPVAVIILLLALNIGSTSYVVFGNLLPSGLQMTALLPKMFTVKSAAILTAVLGTVILPWKLVNGTAALYMFYSFIGSMYGPITGIMLVSFFIERKRRLDLSAIYVKPGENGEYKNGFNMVACGVLIVSFLITLSGSFLPNVPLLANISKSAFLSGLIISGVLYALCYKWNKPSTITQSETAAKAS
- a CDS encoding DUF1116 domain-containing protein, whose product is MSKINELFNGKIHAINVGIEFFKDDIIKQNANASHLDWKPPGGGKPELINALDRLENAAVAEKIAAANKLAVERIINSQPMLVGFDQAINVVPGMTKTTILHAGPPITWDKMCGSMKGAVTGAIVFEGLAKDIEEAEQVAASGAITFSPCHEHNCVGSMAGVTSASMFMHVVKNKTYGNVAYTNLSEQMAKILRMGANDESVIARLNWMRDVLGPMLRDAMKIAGEIDLRLMLAQALHMGDECHNRNNAGTSLLIQALTPYILETDFTKEQKREVFDFVASSDYFSGPTWMALCKCALDAAHGIENSTIVTTMARNGVEFGIRVSGMAGNTWFIGPAQKVIGPMFAGYKPEDSGLDIGDSAITETYGIGGFAMAAAPAIVALVGGTVEEAIGFSTTMKEITTAENPNVTIPLLDFQGVATGIDIRQVIQTGILPIINTAIAHKDAGIGMIGAGITYPPMEAFEKALLAVTETISQ
- the fdrA gene encoding acyl-CoA synthetase FdrA; protein product: MSTKVVIKQSTYFDSVSLMSLSTKANQIEGVEQAVIAMGTDMNKEVLKNVGLLTPELEAAKTSDLMIVVKAATDELCESALIAIEELFKKKGGSKSATEIKYSTIDSAAASIPEANLAVISVNGAFAAREARKALENDLHVMLFSDNVSIEEEIALKQFAHEKGLLMMGPDCGTAIIGNVALCFGNAVRKGNIGIVGASGTGSQEVSVRIHDFGGGITQLIGTGGRDLSEQVGGIMMLDGIKALEEDEATKVIVLISKPPAASVQEKVLAQVKSCKKPVVVYFIGGEETPVLEAGGHFAKTSKEAAIKAVVLAGANEDELNKRALNWPLIEEVRAKLTPEQKYVRGLFCGGTLCDEAMYLAMDKYEDVYSNIQKKADYKLKNIHESKAHTFLDMGDDDFTNGKPHPMIDPSTRIARFLEEAKDPSVGVILMDFILGFGSHEDPVGVMLPAILEAKANAAKEGRHLEILGYVLGTDLDTPNFDEQVKKLMDAGVTIASSSTNAGLLAREFVAKGE